A stretch of Balaenoptera ricei isolate mBalRic1 chromosome 9, mBalRic1.hap2, whole genome shotgun sequence DNA encodes these proteins:
- the LOC132371356 gene encoding GTPase IMAP family member 1-like isoform X1, with amino-acid sequence MRGQKTARDEENTYGVQGTRAPGCVLSGSGAYTSLVLTGAEADESALQEPRLRLLLAGRSGTGKSATGNSILGQKRFLSRLGATSVTRTCAAGSCRWAKWVVEIIDTPDLFSSEVSQTDPGCEERGRCYLLSAPGPHALLLVTQLGRFTAQDQQAWRGVKALFGDGIVTRTIVVFTREEDLAGGSLQHYVRDTGNRALRELVAECGDRFCAFDNRAASGKREAQVMALMGLVQELVRDHGGAAYTNDVYSLAQALGGADPAERLRRVAERVAVCAQRRRERWPLAWLWRWPKAPGTWCKLGVCTLLGALVLLYMQISRHQPDAFGEISPDRL; translated from the exons ATGAGAGGACAGAAGACagcaagagatgaagaaaacaccTATG GCGTCCAGGGGACCCGGGCACCAGGATGTGTGCTTTCAGGTTCGGGAGCTTACACATCATTGGTGCTCACAGGTGCAGAAGCCGACGAGTCTGCCCTGCAGGAGCCCAGGCTGCGGCTCCTCCTGGCTGGGAGGTCAGGGACTGGGAAGAGCGCCACGGGAAACAGCATCCTGGGCCAGAAGCGCTTCCTCTCCAGGCTCGGGGCGACGTCGGTGACCCGGACCTGCGCCGCGGGCAGCTGCAGGTGGGCCAAGTGGGTGGTGGAAATCATTGACACCCCAGACCTTTTCAGCTCCGAAGTCTCCCAGACAGACCCGGGCTGCGAGGAGAGAGGCCGCTGCTACCTGCTCTCGGCGCCGGGGCCCCACGCCCTGCTCCTGGTGACCCAGCTGGGCCGCTTCACGGCCCAGGACCAGCAGGCCTGGAGGGGGGTGAAGGCGCTCTTCGGGGACGGCATCGTGACGCGCACCATCGTGGTCTTCACCCGCGAGGAGGACCTGGCCGGGGGCTCGCTGCAGCATTACGTGCGCGACACCGGGAACCGCGCGCTCAGGGAGCTGGTGGCCGAGTGCGGGGACCGATTCTGCGCCTTCGACAACCGAGCCGCCAGCGGGAAGCGAGAGGCGCAGGTGATGGCGCTGATGGGGCTGGTGCAGGAGCTGGTGAGGGACCACGGCGGCGCCGCCTACACCAACGACGTGTACAGCCTGGCGCAGGCCCTGGGCGGCGCGGACCCCGCGGAGAGGCTGCGCAGGGTGGCGGAGCGAGTGGCCGTCTGCGCGCAGAGGCGGCGGGAGCGCTGGCCGCTGGCCTGGCTGTGGCGGTGGCCCAAGGCGCCGGGGACCTGGTGTAAGCTGGGCGTGTGCACCCTGCTGGGCGCCCTGGTCCTGCTATACATGCAGATCTCCAGGCACCAGCCTGACGCCTTTGGTGAGATCAGTCCTGACAGACTGTAA
- the LOC132371356 gene encoding GTPase IMAP family member 1-like isoform X2: MRGQKTARDEENTYGAEADESALQEPRLRLLLAGRSGTGKSATGNSILGQKRFLSRLGATSVTRTCAAGSCRWAKWVVEIIDTPDLFSSEVSQTDPGCEERGRCYLLSAPGPHALLLVTQLGRFTAQDQQAWRGVKALFGDGIVTRTIVVFTREEDLAGGSLQHYVRDTGNRALRELVAECGDRFCAFDNRAASGKREAQVMALMGLVQELVRDHGGAAYTNDVYSLAQALGGADPAERLRRVAERVAVCAQRRRERWPLAWLWRWPKAPGTWCKLGVCTLLGALVLLYMQISRHQPDAFGEISPDRL; this comes from the exons ATGAGAGGACAGAAGACagcaagagatgaagaaaacaccTATG GTGCAGAAGCCGACGAGTCTGCCCTGCAGGAGCCCAGGCTGCGGCTCCTCCTGGCTGGGAGGTCAGGGACTGGGAAGAGCGCCACGGGAAACAGCATCCTGGGCCAGAAGCGCTTCCTCTCCAGGCTCGGGGCGACGTCGGTGACCCGGACCTGCGCCGCGGGCAGCTGCAGGTGGGCCAAGTGGGTGGTGGAAATCATTGACACCCCAGACCTTTTCAGCTCCGAAGTCTCCCAGACAGACCCGGGCTGCGAGGAGAGAGGCCGCTGCTACCTGCTCTCGGCGCCGGGGCCCCACGCCCTGCTCCTGGTGACCCAGCTGGGCCGCTTCACGGCCCAGGACCAGCAGGCCTGGAGGGGGGTGAAGGCGCTCTTCGGGGACGGCATCGTGACGCGCACCATCGTGGTCTTCACCCGCGAGGAGGACCTGGCCGGGGGCTCGCTGCAGCATTACGTGCGCGACACCGGGAACCGCGCGCTCAGGGAGCTGGTGGCCGAGTGCGGGGACCGATTCTGCGCCTTCGACAACCGAGCCGCCAGCGGGAAGCGAGAGGCGCAGGTGATGGCGCTGATGGGGCTGGTGCAGGAGCTGGTGAGGGACCACGGCGGCGCCGCCTACACCAACGACGTGTACAGCCTGGCGCAGGCCCTGGGCGGCGCGGACCCCGCGGAGAGGCTGCGCAGGGTGGCGGAGCGAGTGGCCGTCTGCGCGCAGAGGCGGCGGGAGCGCTGGCCGCTGGCCTGGCTGTGGCGGTGGCCCAAGGCGCCGGGGACCTGGTGTAAGCTGGGCGTGTGCACCCTGCTGGGCGCCCTGGTCCTGCTATACATGCAGATCTCCAGGCACCAGCCTGACGCCTTTGGTGAGATCAGTCCTGACAGACTGTAA